From a region of the Bermanella marisrubri genome:
- the purD gene encoding phosphoribosylamine--glycine ligase encodes MNVLVIGNGGREHALAWKAAQNPNVKTVFVAPGNAGTAIEPKLENVDIGVLEFDKLAKFAKENGCELTIVGPEAPLVEGVVDFFHEQGLKAFGPSKGAAQLEGSKAFTKDFLARHKIPTADYQNFTEVEPALAYLEKMGAPIVVKADGLAAGKGVIVAETLEQAQDAVKDMLSGNAFGDAGCRVVIEEFLQGEEASFIVMVDGDNILPMATSQDHKRVGDGDTGPNTGGMGAYSPAPVVTDEVYQRTMKEVIEPTVQGMKAEGNDYTGFLYAGLMIDPSGAPKVIEYNCRFGDPETQPIMMRMQSDLVDLCLAAMEKDGLAGKTADWDERASIGVVLAAGGYPASYNKGDVISGLPESEIAGEKVFHAGTILNANNEVVTNGGRVLCATALGNSVSEAQQRAYELAKRIEWEGCFFRSDIGYRAIAREKS; translated from the coding sequence ATGAATGTATTGGTGATAGGCAATGGCGGCCGCGAACACGCCCTAGCCTGGAAAGCCGCTCAAAACCCAAACGTAAAAACCGTTTTCGTTGCACCCGGCAACGCCGGCACGGCCATCGAGCCTAAACTGGAAAACGTCGACATCGGTGTTTTAGAGTTCGACAAACTTGCCAAGTTTGCCAAAGAAAACGGTTGTGAACTGACCATCGTTGGTCCAGAAGCACCCCTTGTTGAAGGGGTTGTCGATTTCTTCCACGAGCAAGGTCTAAAAGCATTTGGCCCAAGCAAAGGCGCGGCTCAACTTGAAGGATCGAAAGCCTTTACGAAAGATTTCTTGGCTCGTCATAAGATTCCAACCGCAGATTATCAAAACTTTACAGAAGTTGAGCCTGCTCTAGCGTACCTAGAAAAAATGGGCGCGCCGATTGTAGTCAAAGCCGATGGCCTAGCAGCCGGTAAAGGCGTGATCGTTGCAGAAACTCTTGAGCAAGCACAAGACGCTGTAAAAGACATGTTGTCTGGCAATGCCTTTGGTGATGCGGGCTGTCGCGTGGTTATTGAAGAATTTTTGCAAGGCGAAGAGGCCAGCTTCATTGTTATGGTTGATGGCGATAACATCTTACCTATGGCGACTAGCCAAGATCACAAGCGTGTCGGTGACGGTGACACTGGTCCTAACACCGGCGGTATGGGTGCGTATTCACCGGCACCTGTTGTCACTGATGAGGTTTATCAGCGCACCATGAAAGAAGTGATTGAGCCGACCGTTCAAGGTATGAAGGCCGAAGGTAATGATTACACAGGTTTCTTATACGCTGGTTTGATGATTGATCCATCCGGTGCACCTAAAGTCATTGAATATAACTGTCGCTTTGGTGATCCAGAAACGCAACCTATCATGATGCGCATGCAGTCTGATTTAGTTGATCTTTGCTTGGCCGCTATGGAAAAAGATGGTTTAGCTGGTAAGACTGCTGACTGGGATGAACGCGCCTCTATTGGTGTTGTGCTGGCTGCCGGTGGCTACCCTGCGTCGTACAACAAAGGTGACGTTATTTCGGGTTTACCTGAAAGCGAAATCGCTGGTGAAAAAGTATTCCATGCAGGCACTATCTTAAATGCCAACAATGAAGTGGTAACCAATGGTGGTCGTGTATTGTGTGCGACGGCACTTGGCAATAGCGTCAGTGAAGCACAACAACGTGCTTACGAACTAGCCAAACGCATAGAGTGGGAAGGCTGCTTTTTCCGCAGTGATATTGGCTATCGCGCCATTGCTAGAGAAAAGTCGTAA
- a CDS encoding response regulator translates to MIRLLLSLLFFLNGILVTLPVYSADGTKHRTTIILADGPINIEFSNFIEYLHADAHAFSLSQLQTQTTDKFSPIQDSLVLKANEPYWLRFHISNPTKKVLPLALSLSDKAVQINGAYIYNNNQWQLYPEVNRQTLLSNYQALVINIQAKSEQWFYLRVKANKTTPITPQLRDLQHHNNAFTVVQQVYAINVALLVFIALLHVAALRFHHHVRHYIVVYMALVGALFAVSHSPLINWPQWMLAASDLSPWLVSCGLALSSFSTAFYRRHLRTNRSWMVVMMLVLLTLFIVSLSYTAQLFIALLPLLFIIVFSKPRSISFILACLILTSSIAWQIGYVLWPESLVASTGIMDILALSSSILLASFSMTLPYFKRQVRLKTPNNNIRHAQFLSKLTHELRTPMNGVLGMEELLLETNLSAKQKDYVETIGVAGEDMVRLVNRVSDYAKLLTGRFRANNEAMNLADIIDQIIAKFQLVIHQKNIELVINLDPNLPEFIECDEKHLTSILENLLEHGINRTEHGEVELRVTWSEHQHLFFSVRDTGKGIKKETLKTLFDDKIHLSHIHDVSSAGFSLVLSKQLIEHLGGNLFVDNQTGEGSTISFTLPYKVAREYKEKNPLESLLKGLSILIVDDNSTLRKVLQRYAKSWGMHAETTHSGKEALAKLRSQTNLDDPFDIILIDQDMPIMNGFELARRISNDNEINQELVKIMLTGLSIDQHAPELRDTGIQQLLTKPISANALKQHLATHIEKKLEMQ, encoded by the coding sequence ATGATTCGTCTATTACTCTCATTATTGTTTTTCCTGAATGGAATCCTCGTCACGCTGCCTGTCTATTCAGCTGATGGCACTAAGCACCGAACAACTATTATTTTGGCTGATGGACCAATTAATATTGAGTTTTCTAATTTCATTGAGTATTTGCACGCAGACGCCCACGCGTTCAGCTTGAGCCAATTGCAAACACAAACAACCGATAAATTTAGTCCGATTCAAGATTCATTAGTGCTTAAAGCCAATGAGCCTTATTGGCTTAGGTTTCACATCAGTAATCCAACCAAGAAAGTTTTACCACTAGCGTTAAGCTTAAGCGATAAGGCCGTACAAATTAATGGGGCCTATATTTATAATAATAACCAATGGCAACTTTATCCTGAGGTCAATCGGCAAACTCTGCTTAGTAACTACCAAGCGCTGGTTATTAATATTCAAGCTAAGTCTGAGCAGTGGTTTTATTTAAGAGTAAAAGCAAATAAAACAACGCCGATCACACCTCAACTACGCGACTTACAACATCATAACAATGCCTTCACTGTGGTCCAGCAAGTTTACGCAATTAACGTTGCACTCTTGGTGTTTATTGCTTTATTACATGTCGCAGCTTTACGTTTCCATCACCATGTACGTCATTACATTGTAGTTTATATGGCATTAGTAGGTGCATTATTCGCGGTCAGTCACAGCCCATTAATTAATTGGCCCCAATGGATGTTAGCTGCAAGTGACCTATCACCGTGGTTGGTTTCATGCGGGTTAGCGCTCTCTAGCTTCTCTACAGCCTTTTACCGAAGACACTTACGCACTAATCGATCTTGGATGGTGGTAATGATGTTGGTTTTGCTCACTTTATTTATTGTCAGTTTAAGCTACACGGCGCAGCTTTTCATTGCGCTACTTCCTTTGCTATTCATTATCGTATTTAGTAAACCGCGCAGTATCAGCTTTATACTCGCATGCTTGATATTAACTAGCAGTATCGCCTGGCAAATAGGCTACGTATTATGGCCAGAATCCCTCGTCGCAAGCACAGGCATAATGGATATATTAGCCTTAAGCTCAAGTATTTTATTGGCCAGCTTCAGCATGACCTTACCTTATTTTAAGCGACAAGTTCGACTCAAGACTCCAAATAACAACATCCGTCACGCGCAGTTTTTAAGTAAACTAACTCATGAATTGCGCACACCCATGAATGGTGTTTTAGGTATGGAAGAGCTTCTACTCGAAACCAATTTAAGTGCTAAGCAAAAAGACTACGTCGAAACCATTGGCGTTGCCGGTGAGGATATGGTGCGCTTAGTCAATCGTGTATCGGATTATGCCAAATTATTAACTGGCCGTTTTCGCGCTAATAACGAGGCGATGAACCTTGCAGATATCATCGATCAAATCATTGCTAAATTCCAACTTGTCATCCACCAAAAAAATATCGAATTGGTCATTAACTTAGATCCGAATTTACCTGAGTTTATTGAGTGCGACGAGAAGCATTTAACCAGTATTTTAGAAAACTTATTGGAGCATGGCATCAATCGTACTGAACACGGAGAAGTTGAACTACGAGTCACTTGGAGTGAACATCAACATTTGTTTTTCAGTGTTCGTGACACAGGAAAAGGCATTAAAAAAGAGACACTGAAAACTCTATTTGATGACAAAATACACCTCTCTCATATTCATGATGTGAGTTCCGCAGGATTCTCACTTGTTTTAAGTAAACAATTAATCGAACATTTGGGCGGCAACCTCTTTGTTGATAACCAAACAGGAGAGGGCTCCACTATTAGCTTCACGCTGCCCTATAAAGTTGCCCGCGAATACAAAGAAAAGAATCCATTAGAAAGTCTGTTGAAAGGGCTGTCTATTCTAATCGTGGATGATAACAGCACACTACGCAAAGTATTGCAGCGCTATGCCAAAAGCTGGGGTATGCATGCAGAAACCACTCATAGCGGTAAAGAAGCACTAGCCAAGCTGCGCAGCCAAACCAATCTCGATGATCCATTCGATATCATACTGATTGATCAAGATATGCCGATCATGAATGGATTTGAGTTAGCGCGGCGGATCTCTAACGATAACGAAATTAACCAAGAGCTTGTGAAAATAATGCTCACGGGATTGAGTATTGATCAGCACGCTCCTGAGCTACGAGATACCGGCATACAACAGTTGCTAACCAAACCTATTAGTGCCAACGCATTGAAACAACACTTAGCAACCCACATCGAAAAAAAGTTAGAAATGCAATAA